The DNA segment GCGGAAACCCGGGCGGCCTATGCACATCCCCCGTGTCCGGCTTTCCTGAGGGAGAACCGGAACGCCGCGCCCTCCCCCGGGCGGCCCGGAACGCGATCCTCGACCCAGATCCTGCCACCGTAGCGGGCAGCAAGCATCCGGCAGATCGAGAGGCCGAGCCCCTGGCTCCCCCGCCTGCCGCCCTCCCGCTCGAACCGGAAGAAGATCGCCTCCTTCGCCTCGTCCGGAACACCCGGGCCGGTGTCGGCAACGGTGACGACGACGCCCTCCTCGTCCAGATCGTCGACCGCCACCGTGACCTCGACACCCGGGCCGCCGTGCTTTGCGGCGTTGCCGATAAGGTTCGTGAAGACCTCGGGAAGCAGATCGTCGGCAAAGACCTCTACGGGCTGCCCGCAGTACCGGATGCAGAGGTCGGGGAAGTGGGCGATCTCCTCCCGGATCACGTCGTGGAGGTTTTGGCGTGCAAGCCCGTTCCGGACTTCCTGGATCTTTCGGAGGGTGGCGACGTTTGCGGTGATCTCGATGCTCTTCCTGATCCCGTCCTTCAACTTCCGGGCATGTCGCGCCGGCTCGCCCTCGAGCTCGTCGATGAGGAGGTCGGCATAGATGTTTGCGACGTTGTCTGCGTTCCGGATATCGTGAGTGAGGATGTCGAGGTAGAGGTTCGCCTCGCGGTTCGCCACCTCAAGCCTCCGGTAGAGCATTCCCCGCACGATGCCGGCGCCGATCTCACGTCCGACCGCTTCAAGGAGCGCGCGCTCGTCGTGAGAGAAGAATCCCCGCTCCCTGCTCCCGATGAGGAGCGCCCCAACGACGTCGGACTCGACGACGAGCGGGATGCAGGCGAGTGCGGCGAACCCGAGCTCCCGGAGAAGGCGGGATCCCGGGGTGTTCGGACCCCGGTCCTGTTCAAGGTAGCAGGGAAGGCCGGCGGCGATGGTATCGGCGAACGACACCCCAAAAACGGTTTCTGCCAGTTCCAGGCACGTATCCGGCATGTTTCGCCAGCACTGAAGAGTGGCCTCTCCCCACCCGGAATCGAGGCGGTAGATCGCGCCGCCGTCGTAGCCGAGGAGGTCGAGTGTCTGGTTGAGCGCCGTCTCCAGCAGTTCTCCCGGCAGATGCGTCGATGCAGATGTGCCGATGATCCGGTTGAGCAGCAGGAGATGCCGGTTCCTCGCCTGCAGTTGCTCCTCCGCCTGTTTCCGGTGGCTGACGTCCCGCATAACGACCTGAACCGCGGGCCGCCCCTCAAAGATCGTCCGTGTCCCCCTCCCCTCGATGGGAACCGTCGCCCCGTCGAGCCTGACGACCAGCAGCTCGATGAGCGGCGTCTCCTCTCCCTGGAGATCCCGCACGGAGAAGGCCTCGATGGTATCCCGGGCGTCCGGGTGGACGATATCGAGGATAGCCTTCCCGATGACCTCCTCGGGGCGTGAAGCCCCGAGCAGTTTCAGACCGGCGGGGTTGACGAATATGATCCTCCCGTCGCGGTGGATCAGGGTCGCCTCGGCGGAGAGTTCGACGAGAGATCGATACTTCTCCTCGCTCTCGCGGAGGTTTGCCTCCATCTGCTTTAAGGGGGTGATGTCCTGGACTCCGGCAAGGAATCCCCGGCAGGTGCCGCCGGTGTCGATGATCGGGGTGGTCGCTATCAGCGTATGAATACAGGTACCGTCTCTTCTGACCAGTTCGAACTCGAAGACCTCGCGCACGTTCCGACCCAGGTGCTGCAGAAATTCCCTCACGTCTCCGGCACACTCTTCGTCGACGAACACATATACCGGCGCTCCGATGATCCTGGCGACCGGGCAGCCGAGGAGATCGGCCATCTTCTGGTTGGCAAAGACCACGATGCCCTCTCTGTCTATCAGCGCGATACCCTCGTTGAGGTTCTCGACGAGGAACCGGTACCGGTCCTCGCTCTCCCGCAGGATCTCCTCTATCCGCCTCCGTTTAGCAGCATCCACACCCGAATCGCGGTCCTTGCCCGGGGCGATCCCGTCGCAGGAAGGTTCGGGAGAAAAGCGGACGAGCCGACTGCCGCGAAGCCGGCCTTCATGCACGGCCCGGCATGAGCAGCGGAACCGCCCCTCGCCGCCGCCGGGCAACCGCATCGCGCACAGGAAATCGGCGGCCGAGGAGCGGCCGGAGAGAAACGCGGCGATCTCGGTTCTCCCCGACTCCCCGCAGATCCGGGGTATCAGGGCCCGGAGCAAGCGGTCAGCGTCGGTTCCAACGGGCACGTCACGGATGATATCGAGCAGGTGCTGCAGGTGCCTGTTGATGCAGGCCACCCGGTCGTCGGGGCCGACTATAAGCAGCCCCTCGTCGAACGCATCCAGGATGCCGGAGAGCACGAGGATGTCGTCATGTGCGGGTGTGCATTCATGCATCGGCCGGGATCACCTTCCTTTACTCTCGGAGGAGTTTCATCCCCATGGGCTGATAAAATGTTCCCGCACATTCCTCATGAATCCGGCAAAATTTCAGAAGAATTTTGACGATCCTATCAGTCTTGCGGGCAGGTTCATCCGAGCACAGGCAGTATGCTGTTTCCCTGAAGTTATAAACCTGTTTATTTTCACCGGGAGACATGTGCCTCGACGCCCTCAGGCTGCGCGCGGCCGGTATATTTACATCCCGCAAGAACGGCATCACCCCCATGAACGGGTACGCACGCGGCTCGGGCATGCACGACGGGACCGTAGAAGAGAAGCAGACGGGGAGGGCATGAGGTGGCCCACGATCACGGGGAGGGCGGACGGCACTACGAGACGCATCCAGAAGAGGCCGCCGGGCAGAAACCGCCGGAGACCCGCCGGCCCGGCCACGGCACGCACCGTCACGCCCTCGAGGACTTCCGGCGGCGTTTTGTCGTCTCGACGATACTGACGATTCCGATTCTCATCCTCTCGGAGCCGGTCCAGGAACTTCTCGGGATCGTCATCCGGTTCCCGGGCTCGGACTACCTTCTCCTCGCTCTTGCGACCGTGGTCTATCTCTACGGCGGCCATCCGTTTCTTACCGGCATCGTAAACGAACTGCGGGCGCGGATGCCCGGGATGATGACACTCATCGCCGTCGCGATCACCGTCGCCTACGTATACAGTTCGGCGGTCGTTCTCGGTCTCGTCGGCGGAGAAGGGTTCTTCTGGGAACTCGCCACCCTGATCGACATCATGCTCCTCGGGCACTGGGTGGAGATGCGCTCGGTTCTCGGGGCGTCGCGGGCGCTCGAGGAACTGGTCCGGGTCATGCCCTCGGAGGCGCACCTTCTCCGGGACGCCGGCACGGACGACGTACCCGTCGACCGGCTCGAACCGGGCGACCGGGTCCTCGTCCGGCCCGGAGAGAAGGTGCCGGTGGACGGCACGGTGATCGAGGGGGCGACGAGCGTCAACGAGGCGATGCTCACCGGGGAGTCGCGCCCGGTGGAGAAGCGCCCGGATGACGAGGTCATCGGCGGAGCGGTCAACGGCGAGGGCTCGATCGTCGTGGAGGTCCGGCGGACGGGTGCGGAGACCTACCTTGCGCAGGTGATCGACCTTGTTCGGAAGGCGCAGGAGAGCAGGTCGCGGACGCAGGACCTCGCGGACCGGGCGGCGTTCCTCCTGGTGGTGATCGCCCTCTCGGTCGGTGCGGTAACGTTCGCGGGATGGTTCGCCCTCGGGGA comes from the Methanoculleus marisnigri JR1 genome and includes:
- a CDS encoding PAS domain S-box protein produces the protein MHECTPAHDDILVLSGILDAFDEGLLIVGPDDRVACINRHLQHLLDIIRDVPVGTDADRLLRALIPRICGESGRTEIAAFLSGRSSAADFLCAMRLPGGGEGRFRCSCRAVHEGRLRGSRLVRFSPEPSCDGIAPGKDRDSGVDAAKRRRIEEILRESEDRYRFLVENLNEGIALIDREGIVVFANQKMADLLGCPVARIIGAPVYVFVDEECAGDVREFLQHLGRNVREVFEFELVRRDGTCIHTLIATTPIIDTGGTCRGFLAGVQDITPLKQMEANLRESEEKYRSLVELSAEATLIHRDGRIIFVNPAGLKLLGASRPEEVIGKAILDIVHPDARDTIEAFSVRDLQGEETPLIELLVVRLDGATVPIEGRGTRTIFEGRPAVQVVMRDVSHRKQAEEQLQARNRHLLLLNRIIGTSASTHLPGELLETALNQTLDLLGYDGGAIYRLDSGWGEATLQCWRNMPDTCLELAETVFGVSFADTIAAGLPCYLEQDRGPNTPGSRLLRELGFAALACIPLVVESDVVGALLIGSRERGFFSHDERALLEAVGREIGAGIVRGMLYRRLEVANREANLYLDILTHDIRNADNVANIYADLLIDELEGEPARHARKLKDGIRKSIEITANVATLRKIQEVRNGLARQNLHDVIREEIAHFPDLCIRYCGQPVEVFADDLLPEVFTNLIGNAAKHGGPGVEVTVAVDDLDEEGVVVTVADTGPGVPDEAKEAIFFRFEREGGRRGSQGLGLSICRMLAARYGGRIWVEDRVPGRPGEGAAFRFSLRKAGHGGCA